From a region of the Triticum aestivum cultivar Chinese Spring chromosome 7D, IWGSC CS RefSeq v2.1, whole genome shotgun sequence genome:
- the LOC123168362 gene encoding brassinosteroid-responsive RING protein 1 — protein sequence MGFPSPVFSESEVPRLLLNLVFLLARLRRLSSWLLCLIGAGVHDDRSFDHPTTPGITNDHHHHQGQYDDSEDRCLEELVKHSPAMRFDAFSGAGDEALLLPEGCAVCLGDFHCAACVRRPRGCRHVFHRACLDRWAAHGHSTCPLCRAPFLLPLPLPAS from the coding sequence ATGGGATTCCCGTCGCCGGTGTTCTCGGAGTCAGAGGTGCCCAGGTTGCTGCTCAACCTCGTCTTCCTGCtcgcccgcctccgccgcctctcctcctGGCTGCTCTGCCTCATCGGCGCCGGCGTCCACGACGACCGCAGCTTTGACCACCCCACTACTCCCGGCATCACCAACGACCACCATCATCACCAGGGTCAGTACGATGATTCTGAAGACCGCTGCCTCGAGGAGCTGGTGAAGCATTCCCCGGCCATGCGCTTCGACGCGTTCTCCGGCGCCGGAGACGAAGCTCTGCTGCTGCCGGAGGGGTGCGCGGTGTGCCTCGGCGACTTCCACTGCGCCGCGTGTGTGCGCCGGCCACGCGGGTGTCGGCATGTCTTCCACCGTGCCTGCCTCGACCGCTGGGCCGCCCACGGCCACAGCACCTGCCCGCTCTGCCGGGCACCCTTCCTCCTGCCGCTGCCGCTCCCGGCGTCGTGA
- the LOC123168950 gene encoding 60S ribosomal protein L22 encodes MVVALGPGRFYGGGLPRPRVFPGDRVDPPAPVTDALLCWARDAHWSMGGLGAKRLRLQGRIEGNLVKLRRTARRDARVSANSAKAAKSKVRAAGHGPAPATLDDALGSDDDDSEDEAEVAAQEKAMRREVVDDDEDSESSESEGEGVPLVTIAAAAKRKRVRKLSDEFDRIAAAQLEGGGKKKPVAAAPAKAPLRKKAAAAPAPAAEAPAKKSLKRKAVAAPAGAAARTSPKRKTAEAPAAKTSPKRKTAEALAARRTSPRSKH; translated from the coding sequence ATGGTGGTCGCGCTCGGCCCCGGCAGGTTCTACGGCGGCGGCCTCCCGCGCCCGCGCGTCTTCCCCGGCGACCGCGTCGACCCGCCGGCGCCTGTCACCGACGCGCTGCTCTGCTGGGCGCGCGACGCGCACTGGTCCATGGGCGGGCTCGGCGCCAAGCGCCTCCGCCTGCAGGGCCGCATCGAGGGCAACCTCGTCAAGCTCCGCCGCACCGCCCGCCGCGACGCCAGGGTCTCCGCCAACTCCGCCAAGGCCGCAAAGTCGAAGGTCCGCGCCGCGGGGCATGGGCCCGCCCCGGCCACTCTCGACGACGCGCTCGGCTCCGACGACGACGATtcggaggacgaggcggaggtcgCGGCCCAGGAGAAGGCGATGCGGCGCGAGGTcgtggacgacgacgaggactcCGAGTCGAGCGAGTCGGAGGGTGAGGGGGTGCCGCTCGTCACCATCGCTGCCGCCGCCAAGAGGAAGCGCGTCAGGAAGCTCTCCGACGAGTTCGACCGCATCGCCGCCGCGCAGCTGGAGGGCGGCGGGAAGAAGAAGCCCGTGGCCGCGGCTCCTGCCAAGGCCCCGCTCAGGAAGAaggctgctgctgctcctgctccgGCCGCTGAGGCACCGGCGAAGAAGTCGCTGAAGAGGAAGGCGGTGGCGGCGCCTGCTGGGGCTGCGGCGAGGACGTCGCCGAAGAGGAAGACCGCTGAGGCGCCGGCGGCGAAGACATCACCGAAGAGGAAGACCGCTGAGGCGCTGGCGGCAAGGAGGACCTCGCCGAGGTCGAAGCACTGA